A region of the Clostridiisalibacter paucivorans DSM 22131 genome:
GAACTCTATTTGCGGCACCTGCTAACATTACACCGGTCATACCTGCAATATCTAGTCCACCTACTTTATGGAGAACATCTATGGGATCTAATGGATCAGGATTATTTTTATCAATAGCTTTTTTTATGGCATTGATTTTGGTTGGCAGAGACTCTACAGGGAGATTGGCACCAACTCCTACAATTGTCTTGGGATCTAAGCTAGCCAATACAGATAAAACAGCTGTGCTAGCAGTGGTATTGGCTATCCCCATTTCTCCAGTAGCTAATAAATTTATTCCATTATCTATTTCTTGTTGAGCAATTTCTATCCCTACTTCTATTGCTTTTATGGCCTCGTCTCTAGTCATTGCAGGTCCTTTTGTCATATTGGCAGTACCATACCTTATTTTTTTATTGATAACTTTAGAGGAATCTATATCTCTTATAACACCAATATCTACAGGGATTACCTTAGTATTGTTTTGTTTAGCTAAAGCACATACGCCTGTCACTCCTCTAGCAAAGTTTAATGTCTGTATATAAGTCACTTCTTGGGGAGTAGATGCTACAGACTCTTCAAAAACACCATGATCTGCAGCCATAACTATTACAGCTTTATTATCTACTTTTGGATATAATTTACCTGTAATACCACAAAGCTGTATAAGGATATCTTCTAGTTTACCTAGACTTCCTATAGGTTTTATTAAATTATCTACCCTTTCTCTTGATTTTTTCATCATTTTTGAGTCTAAATCTTTAATATTATTGATAGTTTGATTTAAAAGTTCCATATTTTGACCTCCTCATTTTTTATAAGATATGTTTATAATAAAAAAAGTTCGTGGTGTTTTTGTATAACAAAAACACCACGAACTTTTCCATCATTCGTTAAAAACAAATAACTAAAGGCAGGTCTTCTGGCTCTGGGTCATAATTCTCTTATACCTTCCCATCTTATGAATAAGACAGTGGTTTTAACATAACAGAACTCACCATTACAGCGGTGGGACCGCTGGAGACTTTCACTCCATTCCCTTTTCACCTATAATATCATAGGCACCTATAGTTAAAATTTAATTTCACTTAAATTAAGTAGTTTGTCCTTCACCATATCCTATATATTTGATAGTAGTTAATTGATCTAATCCCATTGGTCCTCTGGTGTGAAGTTTTTGAGTGCTTATGCCTATTTCAGCACCAAATCCATATCTACTTCCATCTGTAAAACGAGTAGATGCATTTACATAGACAGCAGCGGCATCTATTTCTAATAAGAATTTTTGAGAATTAGTGTAGTTATCAGTTATTATAGCTTCTGAATGACCAGTACCATATTGATATATATGATCTATAGCTTGATCTATAGAATCTACCACTTTAACAGCTAGTATGAGATCTAAGTATTCTGTATTCCAATCTTTTTCATTGGCATCAATAACATCAGGAATTATAATTTTAGTTTTTTCACATCCCCGTATCTCTACATCTAAGTTAGTTAGAGAGTGATATATTTTAGGTAAAAAATCCTTTGCCACATCCTTATGAACCAAAAGAGTTTCCATAGTATTACAAACAGCAGGGCGTTGAGTTTTAGCATTTATAACTATTTTTTCTGCCATATCTAGATCTGCATAATTATCTATATATATATGACAGTTACCAACACCAGTTTGTATAACTGGAACTGTTGAATTATTTACCACATTTTGTATAAGTCCAGCGCCACCTCTAGGTATAAGAATATCAATATATTTGTTTAATTTCATCATTTCATTAACTGCTTCTCTGTCAGGGATTTCTAATAATTGAATACATCCCTCGGGAAGGCCTGAAGAAATAGCAGCATCAATTATAATATTAGATAGGGCTATATTGGAATTGATTGCTTCTGACCCACCACGTAAAATAACAACATTTCCTGACTTAAGACATAAGGCAGCAGCATCCACAGTGACATTTGGTCTAGCTTCATAAATCATACCAATAACCCCTAAAGGTACTTTGACTTGTCCTATTTTAAGGTTATTAGGTCTTTTCCACATAGATATTACTTCTCCTATGGGATCTTTAAGGTCGGCAATCTTTCGTAATCCATCAGATATGTCTTTAATTCTATCTTCTGTAAGAAGCAATCTGTCAATTAGAGATTTAGATAATCCTTTATGTCTACCAGCCTCTATGTCTTTGCTATTTGCTTCTAAAATGAAATCCATTTTTCTAATAAGTGCATCGGACATCTTTAAAAGGGCCTTATTTTTTGTATTGGTATCCATAGTGGCAAGTATTCTTGATGCCTTTTTAGCTTTCTTAGCCTTTTCTAATACATAATTTTTAATGTCCACAGAAACCCTCCTTCTTTATTTTAAAATCTTACAATCTGCGTCAAATAAAGTTCCTATTTCTTCGCCTTCTAATATAGAATTGATCACATTATAAATGGAACCGTTGGCAATTATCATAGAAGCACCAGCAGATGTAGCTATTTTTGCTGCATTGATTTTGGTAACCATACCACCTGTACCCAAAATACTACCAGGATTACCAGCCATAGCCTCTAATTGAGGAGTTATTCTATCTACATAGTGAATAAGGCAAGCCTCATCATACTCTTTAGGATTGCAGTCATATAGACCATCTATATCAGATAAAATTATTAGTAAATCAGCTCCAATCAATTTAGCTACTAATGCTGATAAAGTGTCGTTATCTCCTACTTTGATTTCATCTACAGCCACTGCATCATTTTCATTTACGATGGGAATAACATGCTTATCAATTAAGGTTAAGCATGTATTTCGAGCATTAAAAAAACGAGTTTGATGATCTATATCGTCCTTTGTCAGTAAGATTTGAGCTATAGTTTTACCATATTCTGAAAAGAGTTTTTCATACATATGCAAAAGTATCCCCTGTCCTACAGCTGCTATAGACTGTTTTTCAGGTATGGTTTTAGGTCTTTTTTTCAATCCTAATTTTCCCATTCCAGCACCTATGGCACCAGAACTGACCAGTACAATTTGTATATCTTGATTATGAATATTGACCAATTGGCGTACTATACTTTCCATACGATTTAAATCTAAAAGTCCTGTAGGATGTGTTATAGTAGAAGTTCCAACTTTTACTACTATTTTTTTTATATTTTTCAAATATTTTTTTCTAGAATTAGTCATAATAAATAACTGATTTTCAGCATTTCCCTCCATTTTATTAAAATATATTAATATTGTA
Encoded here:
- the cobT gene encoding nicotinate-nucleotide--dimethylbenzimidazole phosphoribosyltransferase; this translates as MELLNQTINNIKDLDSKMMKKSRERVDNLIKPIGSLGKLEDILIQLCGITGKLYPKVDNKAVIVMAADHGVFEESVASTPQEVTYIQTLNFARGVTGVCALAKQNNTKVIPVDIGVIRDIDSSKVINKKIRYGTANMTKGPAMTRDEAIKAIEVGIEIAQQEIDNGINLLATGEMGIANTTASTAVLSVLASLDPKTIVGVGANLPVESLPTKINAIKKAIDKNNPDPLDPIDVLHKVGGLDIAGMTGVMLAGAANRVPIVIDGTIATVSAIIASKIAPKSLKYFFPSHASADKSGYAASTILGLEPMLHMNMRLGEGSGAVLAFNIIESSTFMNKEMITFEEAGISL
- a CDS encoding glutamate-5-semialdehyde dehydrogenase, giving the protein MDIKNYVLEKAKKAKKASRILATMDTNTKNKALLKMSDALIRKMDFILEANSKDIEAGRHKGLSKSLIDRLLLTEDRIKDISDGLRKIADLKDPIGEVISMWKRPNNLKIGQVKVPLGVIGMIYEARPNVTVDAAALCLKSGNVVILRGGSEAINSNIALSNIIIDAAISSGLPEGCIQLLEIPDREAVNEMMKLNKYIDILIPRGGAGLIQNVVNNSTVPVIQTGVGNCHIYIDNYADLDMAEKIVINAKTQRPAVCNTMETLLVHKDVAKDFLPKIYHSLTNLDVEIRGCEKTKIIIPDVIDANEKDWNTEYLDLILAVKVVDSIDQAIDHIYQYGTGHSEAIITDNYTNSQKFLLEIDAAAVYVNASTRFTDGSRYGFGAEIGISTQKLHTRGPMGLDQLTTIKYIGYGEGQTT
- the proB gene encoding glutamate 5-kinase, translated to MKNIKKIVVKVGTSTITHPTGLLDLNRMESIVRQLVNIHNQDIQIVLVSSGAIGAGMGKLGLKKRPKTIPEKQSIAAVGQGILLHMYEKLFSEYGKTIAQILLTKDDIDHQTRFFNARNTCLTLIDKHVIPIVNENDAVAVDEIKVGDNDTLSALVAKLIGADLLIILSDIDGLYDCNPKEYDEACLIHYVDRITPQLEAMAGNPGSILGTGGMVTKINAAKIATSAGASMIIANGSIYNVINSILEGEEIGTLFDADCKILK